In Microbacterium binotii, one DNA window encodes the following:
- a CDS encoding response regulator translates to MIRVFVLDDHELVRRGVVDLIDAAPDMEVVGEASTAAQTLPRVDAVRPDVAVLDMRLPDGDGIDVCRDVRSAHPEIACLILTAFDDDRASEAAVLAGAAGYVLKDIRANGLLDSIRQVAAGKTLTGTRAAELVRSRADAQAAPQVDLTLRERQILDLIADGLTNRQIGEKLNLVEKTVKNYVSGLLRKLGMERRTQAAVYRAEQRRS, encoded by the coding sequence ATGATCCGCGTCTTCGTTCTCGATGACCACGAACTCGTGCGCCGCGGGGTCGTCGACCTCATCGACGCCGCCCCGGACATGGAGGTCGTCGGTGAGGCGTCGACGGCGGCGCAGACGCTGCCGCGCGTGGATGCGGTGCGCCCGGACGTCGCGGTGCTCGACATGCGCCTGCCCGACGGCGACGGCATCGATGTCTGCCGCGACGTGCGCTCCGCGCATCCGGAGATCGCGTGCCTGATCCTCACCGCCTTCGACGACGACCGCGCGAGCGAGGCGGCGGTGCTCGCGGGTGCTGCGGGCTACGTGCTCAAGGACATCCGCGCGAACGGGCTGCTCGACAGCATCCGTCAGGTCGCCGCGGGCAAGACCCTCACCGGCACCCGCGCCGCGGAGCTGGTCCGCTCGCGTGCGGATGCGCAGGCCGCCCCCCAGGTCGACCTCACGCTGCGCGAGCGGCAGATCCTCGACCTCATCGCCGACGGACTGACCAATCGCCAGATCGGCGAGAAGCTCAACCTGGTCGAGAAGACGGTCAAGAACTACGTGTCCGGGTTGCTGCGCAAGCTCGGCATGGAGCGCCGCACCCAGGCCGCGGTCTACCGCGCCGAGCAGCGCCGCTCCTGA
- a CDS encoding DoxX family protein, which translates to MATITANVRTQVAAKPITAEASVVTSLAARRTVAIARFATGFIFLWAFLDKTFGLGFSTPVERAWINGGTPAQGFLNSEAVSGPFKGIFQAIATPLTDVLFMAGMLGVGLAVMLGIGMRVAAVAGSAIMLFMWMAEFPMIWGTGSTNPVVDYHIIYALMLIVFVALAAGETWGLGAQWRKLPIVQKNHWLI; encoded by the coding sequence ATGGCCACCATCACCGCAAATGTCCGGACGCAGGTCGCTGCCAAGCCGATCACGGCAGAGGCGAGCGTCGTCACCAGCCTCGCGGCTCGACGCACCGTCGCCATCGCGCGTTTCGCGACAGGCTTCATCTTCCTGTGGGCCTTCCTCGACAAGACCTTCGGCCTGGGCTTCTCCACTCCGGTCGAGCGGGCCTGGATCAACGGCGGCACGCCCGCCCAGGGCTTCCTCAACAGCGAGGCCGTGAGCGGCCCGTTCAAGGGGATCTTCCAGGCGATCGCGACACCACTGACCGACGTGCTGTTCATGGCCGGCATGCTCGGCGTGGGACTGGCCGTCATGCTCGGCATCGGGATGCGGGTCGCCGCCGTCGCCGGCAGCGCGATCATGCTCTTCATGTGGATGGCGGAGTTCCCGATGATCTGGGGCACCGGCTCCACCAACCCGGTCGTCGACTACCACATCATCTACGCCCTCATGCTCATCGTTTTCGTCGCACTTGCGGCCGGCGAAACGTGGGGCCTCGGCGCCCAGTGGCGCAAGCTGCCCATCGTGCAGAAGAACCACTGGCTCATCTAG
- a CDS encoding GAF domain-containing sensor histidine kinase, with protein MADIEARLRSLLSLNAAIVGHIHLHSVLREIVESAVDLVGARYGAIGVLGADGAIVDFVHVGIDEKTAARMGHPPRGRGLLGAIVSESVRVDHVAADPRFTGFPAHHPHMDSFVGVPIRVREEMFGNLYLAEHPDGHFTEEDTELLRSLAVTAGIAIEKARLYEAARMRERWAAATAEVRAVFLEVDDERPYRLLAEHLPTLTGAALVAIITSTERGTVRLQIVRGDAMARQLESVELPGHDRVARALLSTGATVLPEVALPTFEGETVRFGDAFVVSLGGQDGADVGVLLARHLRERPFSDDDIRRTTALASVADLAGELSRARADRHRLALLEDRGRIARDLHDNVIQRLFAAGMQLQVVSAGVDDPRVGERLSAQIDALDEAIAEIRTAIFALQHDDVGGVTVRDRIVDVVGEYRALLADPPRLVFRGPVDHDVPADLAPEAAAVVREALSNVVRHARASHAEVRVEVRDGRIVIEVGDDGRGLDPARERRSGLSNLQARAEARGGTFALAPRPGGGTLAAWSVPLAAPAAASDDETSRQEADT; from the coding sequence GTGGCCGACATCGAGGCGCGACTGCGCAGCCTGCTCTCGCTGAACGCGGCGATCGTCGGCCACATCCATCTGCACTCCGTGCTGCGCGAGATCGTCGAGTCGGCCGTCGACCTCGTCGGTGCGCGATACGGCGCGATCGGCGTGCTGGGCGCCGACGGCGCGATCGTCGACTTCGTGCACGTGGGCATCGACGAGAAGACGGCGGCGCGGATGGGGCATCCGCCGCGTGGACGCGGCCTGTTGGGTGCGATCGTGTCCGAGAGCGTGCGGGTCGATCACGTTGCCGCCGATCCGAGATTCACCGGATTCCCCGCGCACCACCCCCACATGGACAGCTTCGTCGGGGTCCCGATCCGCGTCCGTGAGGAGATGTTCGGCAACCTCTACCTCGCCGAGCACCCGGACGGCCATTTCACCGAGGAAGACACGGAACTCCTGCGCTCGCTCGCCGTGACGGCGGGCATCGCGATCGAGAAGGCGCGCCTGTACGAGGCGGCGAGGATGCGGGAGCGCTGGGCCGCTGCGACAGCAGAGGTGCGCGCGGTCTTCCTCGAGGTCGACGACGAGCGGCCCTACCGGCTGCTCGCCGAGCATCTGCCGACGCTCACGGGTGCGGCGCTCGTGGCGATCATCACCTCCACCGAACGCGGCACCGTGCGGCTGCAGATCGTGCGCGGCGACGCGATGGCGCGCCAGCTGGAGAGCGTCGAGCTTCCCGGTCACGATCGGGTCGCCCGCGCCCTGCTGTCGACGGGTGCCACCGTTCTGCCCGAGGTGGCACTGCCCACGTTCGAGGGCGAGACCGTGCGATTCGGCGATGCGTTCGTCGTGAGCCTCGGCGGACAGGACGGCGCGGATGTGGGGGTGCTGCTGGCCCGGCACCTGCGCGAACGGCCGTTCAGCGACGACGACATCCGGCGCACCACCGCGCTGGCCTCCGTCGCGGATCTCGCCGGGGAGCTCAGCCGTGCGCGCGCCGACCGCCACCGCCTCGCACTGCTGGAGGACCGCGGCCGCATCGCGCGCGACCTGCACGACAACGTGATCCAGCGCCTGTTCGCGGCGGGGATGCAGCTGCAGGTCGTGTCCGCCGGCGTCGACGATCCGCGCGTCGGGGAGCGTCTCTCGGCGCAGATCGACGCCCTCGACGAGGCGATCGCGGAGATCCGCACGGCGATCTTCGCCCTGCAGCACGACGACGTGGGCGGCGTCACGGTGCGCGATCGCATCGTGGACGTCGTCGGAGAGTATCGAGCCCTGCTGGCGGATCCGCCGCGGCTCGTGTTCCGTGGTCCGGTCGATCACGACGTGCCCGCCGACCTCGCCCCGGAGGCCGCCGCCGTCGTGCGCGAGGCGCTCTCGAACGTCGTCCGGCACGCCCGCGCCTCGCACGCCGAGGTGCGGGTGGAGGTGCGCGACGGCCGCATCGTCATCGAGGTCGGCGACGACGGACGCGGGCTGGATCCCGCCCGTGAGCGACGCAGCGGTCTCAGCAATCTGCAGGCGCGCGCCGAGGCCCGCGGCGGCACCTTCGCACTCGCGCCCCGCCCCGGCGGTGGCACCCTCGCCGCGTGGAGCGTGCCGCTGGCCGCTCCGGCGGCCGCATCCGATGACGAGACTTCACGGCAGGAGGCCGACACATGA